A single Bacteroidales bacterium DNA region contains:
- a CDS encoding peptide chain release factor 3, with protein sequence MDLEQEICRRRTFAVIAHPDAGKTTLTEKLLLFGGAIHVAGAVKSNKIRKTATSDFMEIEKQRGISVATSVMGFEYKDTKVNILDTPGHQDFAEDTYRTLTAVDSVIVVIDAAKGVEPQTLKLMEVCRMRKTPVIVFVNKLDRIGQDPFDLMDELEQQLKIQVCPMTWPISSGPTFKGVYNLYEKNLQLYTSQEKQIIADYLKIEDIQSNELDQQIGEYAGKLREDLELVQGIYLSLDLAEYRAGHLAPVFFGSALNNFGVRELLDCFVDIAPTPKSFEAEERIVQPKEPKLTGFVFKIHANMDPNHRDRIAFLRICSGEFKRNTNYLHVRLGKNLKFANPTSFMAEKKSIVDEAYPGDIVGIYDTGNFKIGDTLTEGEQIHFKGIPSFSPELFRYVENADPIKYKQLAKGLEQLTDEGVAQLFVNQSNGRKIIGTVGALQFDVIQYRLEHEYGASCTYQPMQLYKACWIESTDKAELEDFKKRKWQFMASDKEGRDVFMAESMYALSTSQEKYPNIRFHFTSEF encoded by the coding sequence TACTATTATTTGGAGGCGCCATACATGTAGCAGGAGCTGTAAAATCCAATAAGATAAGGAAAACAGCTACATCCGATTTTATGGAAATCGAGAAACAGCGTGGTATCTCAGTGGCTACTTCAGTGATGGGATTTGAATACAAAGATACCAAGGTCAATATCCTGGATACGCCCGGACACCAGGATTTTGCGGAAGATACCTACCGCACACTTACGGCTGTGGATAGCGTGATTGTGGTGATTGACGCAGCCAAGGGGGTTGAACCGCAAACCCTTAAACTGATGGAAGTATGCCGGATGCGGAAAACCCCGGTAATTGTATTTGTCAATAAACTGGACCGGATCGGGCAAGATCCTTTCGACCTGATGGATGAGTTGGAACAACAGCTTAAGATACAAGTCTGCCCGATGACATGGCCGATCAGTAGCGGCCCGACATTCAAAGGAGTATACAATCTATACGAAAAGAATCTGCAATTATATACTTCCCAGGAAAAACAGATCATCGCCGACTATTTAAAGATAGAAGATATACAGAGCAACGAGCTGGATCAGCAGATCGGTGAATATGCCGGAAAACTACGGGAGGACCTGGAGCTGGTGCAGGGTATCTATCTGTCACTGGATCTGGCAGAATATCGTGCCGGTCATTTAGCACCGGTATTTTTCGGAAGTGCACTCAACAACTTTGGTGTACGTGAACTGCTGGATTGTTTTGTCGATATTGCACCGACCCCCAAAAGCTTCGAGGCGGAAGAACGGATTGTACAACCTAAGGAACCTAAATTAACCGGATTTGTATTCAAGATACACGCCAATATGGATCCTAATCATCGGGACAGGATCGCTTTCCTGAGGATTTGTTCGGGTGAATTCAAACGAAATACCAATTACCTGCATGTCCGTTTAGGTAAAAATCTCAAATTTGCTAACCCGACTTCCTTTATGGCTGAGAAGAAGTCCATTGTGGATGAGGCATATCCTGGTGATATTGTGGGAATATATGATACCGGTAATTTCAAAATAGGGGATACATTGACAGAAGGAGAACAGATCCATTTCAAGGGAATACCGAGTTTTTCACCTGAATTATTCCGGTATGTGGAAAATGCGGATCCCATTAAATACAAGCAATTGGCCAAAGGATTGGAACAATTGACGGACGAAGGAGTGGCACAATTATTTGTCAACCAGTCCAACGGTCGTAAAATCATCGGAACTGTGGGCGCTTTGCAGTTTGATGTCATCCAATATCGTTTGGAACATGAATATGGTGCATCCTGTACTTACCAGCCCATGCAATTGTATAAAGCCTGTTGGATAGAAAGTACCGACAAAGCCGAATTGGAGGATTTCAAAAAACGAAAATGGCAATTCATGGCTTCAGATAAGGAAGGCAGGGATGTTTTTATGGCTGAATCCATGTATGCATTATCGACTTCCCAGGAAAAATACCCCAATATCAGGTTTCATTTTACATCGGAGTTTTAA
- a CDS encoding CPBP family intramembrane metalloprotease — MIRQLKFLVQDFLTFFRKDFHIAAYLYVFIIVGTFIGLIYGTEWGEQITYSRIPTPFPILNNILMYLLIYFLVAIPVACIKKETGKLRNPLFYIKAILITSLIGFADAFSWREVLQLPSLTAEEQNYIFRTLWRMRNAVFVIPVLVLLRLFIDKNVKGLYGLCSGNHHVKAYLYLYVVILPVLIIVSFTPDFLSYYPSYKPWNYENAFGNPVWLNTLIFETVYMSDFLMVELIFRGALVIGMVSLMGRNAVLPMIAVYVALHFGKPVLETISAFFGGYFLGALAFQTRHIWGGVIIHMGIALIIELLRFFQHYVLGIG; from the coding sequence ATGATCCGACAACTTAAGTTCCTGGTGCAGGATTTCCTGACTTTTTTCCGGAAAGATTTCCATATAGCTGCTTATTTGTATGTGTTTATAATTGTGGGAACTTTTATCGGATTGATTTATGGCACCGAATGGGGGGAACAGATTACCTACAGCAGGATTCCCACTCCTTTTCCGATCTTAAACAATATATTGATGTACCTGCTGATATATTTTCTGGTAGCCATACCGGTTGCATGCATCAAAAAAGAAACAGGAAAACTACGGAATCCTCTATTTTACATCAAAGCAATTTTAATCACCTCATTGATAGGGTTCGCTGATGCTTTTTCCTGGCGGGAGGTGTTACAACTACCGTCATTGACAGCTGAAGAACAAAATTACATTTTCCGTACCCTGTGGAGAATGCGAAATGCGGTTTTTGTTATTCCTGTACTGGTTCTGTTAAGGCTTTTTATCGATAAAAATGTAAAAGGATTATATGGGCTTTGTAGTGGCAACCATCATGTAAAAGCTTATTTGTACCTATATGTAGTTATCCTTCCTGTATTGATCATCGTTTCATTCACGCCTGATTTTCTATCCTATTATCCGTCCTATAAACCCTGGAATTATGAAAATGCTTTCGGGAATCCGGTGTGGCTGAATACGCTTATTTTTGAGACCGTATACATGAGCGACTTCCTGATGGTAGAACTGATCTTCCGCGGCGCACTCGTGATCGGTATGGTATCATTAATGGGCAGGAACGCAGTATTACCTATGATTGCAGTATATGTCGCCCTTCATTTCGGCAAACCTGTCCTGGAAACTATTTCAGCTTTTTTCGGAGGTTATTTTTTGGGAGCATTGGCTTTTCAGACACGCCACATCTGGGGAGGGGTAATTATCCATATGGGGATTGCATTGATTATTGAGTTACTACGATTCTTCCAACATTATGTTTTAGGGATCGGATAA